Part of the Pseudomonas baltica genome is shown below.
TTCGCCATCCTGCCGATCCGCGGCGTGCTCTACACGCTGTCGGATAACCCCTACTGGCTGGTGGGCGTGCAGTTGCTCGACGGCATCGGTGCTGGGCTGTTCGGTGCGTTGCTGCCGCTGGTGGTCAAGGATCTCACGGCGGGTACCGGGCGCTTCAACGTCAGCCTGGGCGCGGTGACGACTGCGTTCGGCCTGGGCGCGGCACTGAGTAACGGGCTGGCAGGCTGGGTCGTGCAAGAAGCGGGCTATAGCGCGGCGTTCTTGACCCTGGCAGGCATTGCCGCATTGGCTGTGCTGCTATTGTTGGCACTTCCTGAATCCCTTGATCGATCCCCCACTGCCTCCTGAGTTCGCCCTATGCATTCACCGTTGATCATCTGGTGCATCACCGCCGTCGCCACTGCTGGCGTCATCCTGCGGCCATGGAGGGTGCCAGAGTACATCTGGGCGCTAGGCGGCGCGCTGATCCTGGTCATCAGCGGCCTGGTACCTGTAACGCTGGCGCTGAGCGCGGTGACCAAGGGGGACGACGTCTATCTGTTCCTGATCGGCATGATGCTGCTGGCCGAGATGGCCCGGCGCGAAGGCCTGTTCGACTGGCTGGCGACCCTGGCCGCGCGGCACGCCCGTGGCTCGAGTCAGCGCTTGTTCGATCTGGTGTTCGGCGTCGGCACGCTGGTCACGGTGTTTTTATCCAATGACGCCACAGCTGTGGTGCTGACCCCGGCGGTATACGCCGCGACACGGGCCGCCAAGGCCGATCCCCTGCCCTATCTGTTCATCTGCGCCTTTATCGCCAACGCCGCGAGCTTCGTGCTGCCGATTTCAAACCCGGCCAACCTGGTGATCTTCGGCCGCCATATGCCGCCGTTGCTGGACTGGCTGGCGCAGTTCAGCCTGCCGTCGCTGGCGGCGATCGTGCTTACCTACGGAGTGTTGCGGCTGAGCCAGCGCAAGCATCTGCGTCAACCATTGGCCGAAGTTTCGGCACTTGGCCCGCTACCCATGGGCGCACGGCTGACGGCGGCGGGCATTGCGGTGACAGCGGTGTTGCTGCTGGTGGTGTCGGCACTGGATCAACCGCTAGGGCTGCCCACGTGCATCGCTGGGTTGCTGACGGTAGCGCTGGTGCACGTGCTGCAACGCCGTACGCCATGGGCGGTGTTCAAGGGTGTGTCCTGGGCTGTGCTGCCGTTAGTGGCGGGGCTGTTCGTGCTGGTGGAGGCGTTGGCCATGACCGGGGTGATCGCGGAGCTGGCCAAGGCGCTGGAGCAGTGGACACGACAAGCGCCTGCG
Proteins encoded:
- a CDS encoding arsenic transporter; amino-acid sequence: MHSPLIIWCITAVATAGVILRPWRVPEYIWALGGALILVISGLVPVTLALSAVTKGDDVYLFLIGMMLLAEMARREGLFDWLATLAARHARGSSQRLFDLVFGVGTLVTVFLSNDATAVVLTPAVYAATRAAKADPLPYLFICAFIANAASFVLPISNPANLVIFGRHMPPLLDWLAQFSLPSLAAIVLTYGVLRLSQRKHLRQPLAEVSALGPLPMGARLTAAGIAVTAVLLLVVSALDQPLGLPTCIAGLLTVALVHVLQRRTPWAVFKGVSWAVLPLVAGLFVLVEALAMTGVIAELAKALEQWTRQAPAQATWGTGILVAIATNLMNNLPAGLIAGSVGQLASLPGQTTAALVVAVDLGPNLSITGSLATLLWLIAVRREGLHVSAWTFLKLGALVMPPALLGALAAIR